One Portunus trituberculatus isolate SZX2019 chromosome 45, ASM1759143v1, whole genome shotgun sequence DNA segment encodes these proteins:
- the LOC123519341 gene encoding uncharacterized protein LOC123519341 isoform X1, producing the protein MQSSVRLCLIVGVTCSNGGNSNGKLDLRDRGFSCDGVTCRCCEVSGPHHTTPPHLIPPHPTPQHSTAQRKGIDDPKVRLHSGNRASCTMHYAFPYNAHYQHLCLRHRRKIREGLWLASRTVMTAAAAAAGAKGDCSASNLGSW; encoded by the exons ATGCAGTCcagtgtccgtctgtgtcttATCGTGGGCGTGACGTGCAGCAACGGCGGTAATAGTAACGGGAAGCTTGATTTACGTGATAGAGGTTTTTCGTGCGACGGGGTGACGTGCCGCTGCTGTGAGGTTAGcggaccacaccacaccacaccaccccacctcatcccaccccaccccaccccacagcacagcacagcacagcggaaag gaatTGACGATCCAAAGGTCCGACTCCACAGCGGTAATAGAGCCTCGTGTACCatgcactacgccttcccttacaACGCCCACTACCAACACCTCTGCCTCCGCCACCGTCGCAAGATCAGGGAAGGACTCTGGCTTGCATCGCGCACTGTaatgactgctgctgctgctgctgctggtgctaagGGAGACTGCAGTGCTTCCAatttagg gagttggtGA
- the LOC123519341 gene encoding uncharacterized protein LOC123519341 isoform X2, with product MQSSVRLCLIVGVTCSNGGNSNGKLDLRDRGFSCDGVTCRCCEVSGPHHTTPPHLIPPHPTPQHSTAQRKGIDDPKVRLHSGNRASCTMHYAFPYNAHYQHLCLRHRRKIRSW from the exons ATGCAGTCcagtgtccgtctgtgtcttATCGTGGGCGTGACGTGCAGCAACGGCGGTAATAGTAACGGGAAGCTTGATTTACGTGATAGAGGTTTTTCGTGCGACGGGGTGACGTGCCGCTGCTGTGAGGTTAGcggaccacaccacaccacaccaccccacctcatcccaccccaccccaccccacagcacagcacagcacagcggaaag gaatTGACGATCCAAAGGTCCGACTCCACAGCGGTAATAGAGCCTCGTGTACCatgcactacgccttcccttacaACGCCCACTACCAACACCTCTGCCTCCGCCACCGTCGCAAGATCAG gagttggtGA